The DNA sequence CCCGCGCAGCGCCTGCCGCGCTGAGCCCCCCGGCGGGAAGCGGGGTCAGGCCGGCAGACCGTTGCGGTGGGAGACCCGGCGGGCGGCGGCCAGCAGGGCGTGGATCTGCGGGCCCGCCTGGTCGATCTCGGTGACCGGGCGGGGGAACGACAGCCGCACGTCCTCGTGGGCGCCGGGGTATTCGAGCCGGAGGGTCACCCCGAAGCGGTCCATCGCCAGCGGAACGGCTCGCGTCATGCCGCGCTCCGGGCGGGGGTGGACGAGACGCAGGAGCAGCGGGACGAGTTCGGCGTGGTCGTCCACCAGATGGGTGAGCATGCCCGCCTCGCACGCGGCGATCGGATCGCTCTCCACCTCCTCCAGCTCCTCCAGGGAGACGAACGTGCGCCCCTCGGCGTCCTCCAGGACGGCCTGCCCGAACTCCATGCAGGTGCTCTGCCCGGTGTCGGCGCGGTACGGGGCGGCGAGCAGCCCGGTGACCGTGACGCGGGCGCGCAGCCGGTCGCGTACGGGGGTGGGTGCGATGTCCGTGAACTCGAGGCGGGCCGGGACGCGTTCGGCCCCCGGACTGTGGCCGCCGTCGTTCGGGGCGTGCAGGTGGATGTGGCCCATCGCGCCCGTGCCGTCGAAGCGGCGGACTTCGGTGTGCAGTCCGTCGCTGACCACGGTCATGGAGTGGGCGACCGCCAGGATCGACCGGACGCGCTCGGCGCGGGTCGGCCGCGTGGCGCGGGGGCGGGAAAGACGCATCCGGGTTCTCCAGCAGGGGTCAGCGGAGCCCAAGCGGTTACTTAGGTATGCCTAACCTTACTCACATGGGCCCGGGTGTGGGTAGTCCGGGCACTCCACCGGCGCGCGGGTCCCCCTCGCGCCCGGGTCAGAGCTGCAGCTCGGTACGGAGCGCGGCGGCGAGGCCGACCTCCGCGTTGTCCGACTGGCCGCGCTCGAAGGCGCGCCGGTAGGCCTCGTCGCCCACGGCCTCCCGCGCCTGGAGCTCGCACCTCTCGCGGACCGGCCCCAGCTCGGGTGTGCCGCGCTGGGGATGGCCGACCATGCGCCAGTACGCGTGTCCGGTGCCGTAGACGCGGGCGGCCTGGGCGCCCGCGCCCTGGGCGGCGATGGCGGCGGCCAGGATGTCCAGGCCGAGCGCGATGCCGAAGCTGTCGCGGAGCCGGTGCTTGCCCGCGAGCATCGACCGGGCGTGCGCGGCGGAGGCCGCCGGGCGGCCCTGGAGCAGGGCGATCAGGGCGAGCTGGTAGTCCGCGTAGGCGCGGGTCCAGTGTTCGCCGCCGCGTTCGCAGGCCCGGCGCAGCGCGGTGGCCGCCGCCTCGGACTCGGTGAGCCGGCCCAGCGCGGTGAGCGCGAAGACGGTGATGAGGTGGCAGCGCATCCGGTGGGCCGAGTCCGCCGGGACGCTCTCGGTCATCCGCAGGACCCGCCCGGCCGCCTCCAGGGCCGCGGCGGGCTCCCCGGTCATCAGCTGGGTGAGGCCGGAGAGATAGGCCGCGCCGAGCATGCCCTCGTCGTCCCGGTCGTACAGGGCGCGGGTCGTGCAGAGCGCGCCGTACTTCTCCGCGGTCGCGAAGTCGCCCTGGAGCAGCGCCGAGACGCCGAGGACCCATTGCAGCCTGGTCCGGTGGGGCCCGTCGACGGGGCCCGCGTCCAGGGCGCGCCGGGCGTAGCTCCGGGCCGCGGAGAGGTGGCCGCAGCAGGCCCAGAAGAAGCCGACGCGGCCCGCCATCTCCTGGGCGTCGGCGACGTCGTGGGCGAGCAGGTGCTCCAGGGCGGCGCAGAGGTCGAGGTGGGTGTCGGACACCTTGTGGTACCAGGACACCTGGTCCGGGCCGGTCCATCCGTCGTGGGCGCGGCGGGCGAGGCCGAGGAAGCTTCTCGCGTGCCGGTCGGCGGCGGCGCGGGCCTCGCCCAGCTCGGTGAGCCACATCCGGCCGTACTCGCGGAGGGTGTCGAGCATCCGGTAGCGGTCGCCGTCGCGCTGGACGACGCTCTGGGCGACGAGGCCCTGGAGCGCCCGGTCCACCTCGTCCGGGGTGAGCGGGCCGCCCGCGCAGACCTCGCGGGCGACCGCCGCGTCGAAGTCGGTCCGCAGCGGGGTGAGGCGGGCCCACAGGAGGCGCTCCAGCGGGGTGCACAGCTCGTGGGACCAGCCGATGGCGGTACGCAGGGTGCGGTGGCGGCGGGGCCACACCGTCGCGTCGGCGAGGAGGTCGAGGCGGGCCGTGCCCGGATCGCCGTCGGGGCCCTCGATCCCGTCGAACGCGTCGAACCCGTCCGGCCCGGGCGTTTCGCCGGAACCCGGTGCGCCGTCTCCACCGGGTGCGCCGATACCGGGGGCTTCGATACCGGGTGCCCCGGCGTGGGGGGCGAGGGCGAGGCCGCCGCTCCGGCCGGGCACGCCGAAGCCGGCGCTCCGGGCGTCGAAGCGGGTGCCGATCCGGGTGGCGAGCTGGGCCACGCTGTGCCGGCCGATGCCCGCCGCGGCCAGTTCGATGGCGAGGGGGATGCCTTCGAGGCGGCGGCAGATCTCGGTGGCGGCCGCCTCGTCGCCGGGGGCGTCGAGGCCGGCCCCGGGGTCGGCCGCGCGCAGCCGGTCGGTGAAGAGCTGGAGGGCGTCGGGCGCGCCGTCGACCGGGAGCGGCGGCACCTCGACGACGTACTCGCCCCGGGTGCCGAGCGGCTGCCTGCTGGTGACCAGGACGGTCAGGCCCGTCGAGGTGGTCAGGATCTCGGCCAGCAGATGGGAGCAGGAGCCCCGGAGGTGCTCGGCGGAGTCGAGGACGAGCAGCAGGTGCTTGTCGCCGAGCCATTCGCAGAGCGCTTCGACGGGCATCCGCAGGGCGTGGTCGGCGAGTCCGACGGCGTCGCAGACGGTGGGGAGCAGCAGCCCGTCGTCGGAGAGCGGCGAGAGGTCGGCCCACCACGCGCCGTCCGCGTAACGGTCGGCGGCGGCGCGGGCGGCCCGGACGGCGAGCCTGGTCTTCCCGACGCCTCCGGGGCCGATCAGAGTGGTCATCCGCCGGGTGGCCAACGCGGTTCCCAGCCGGGCCAGTTCGGCCCGCCTCCCGACGAAGCTGCTCGTCTCCTCGGGAAGGTATCCCACCTTGGTCATCATCACCGTCCGGGCGCTCGGGCAGGGTGCGCCGACGAGCCGACCGCCCCGGGCGGGGCTCCCGCCGCACGCACCGGGCCGGTCCCACTCTCCCTGCCGGGGAGAGTGGGACCGGCCCGGTGAACCAGGACGGCTGTCGCGGCTCCATTGCCGACGTCTGCCGTCACCGTAGTGCCGCCCGAGGTCAGCGCAGCGCGAAGACGGCCACCGTGCGTCCCGGGACGGTGAAAGTGGCCGATTTCCCGTCGTACCTGGCTCGTTTGACGGTAGGGTCCGCGCCCTTGGCCTGGACGGGGTGCAGTGCGTACGTCCTCCCCGCCGGGGCGGCGAGCCGCTGGTCGGCGGTGGTCGGCGCGGCGTTGAGGACGACGACCAGCTCGCCGAGGCGCATGGTGATCACGCCGGGG is a window from the Streptomyces sp. MMBL 11-1 genome containing:
- a CDS encoding DUF2470 domain-containing protein, which codes for MRLSRPRATRPTRAERVRSILAVAHSMTVVSDGLHTEVRRFDGTGAMGHIHLHAPNDGGHSPGAERVPARLEFTDIAPTPVRDRLRARVTVTGLLAAPYRADTGQSTCMEFGQAVLEDAEGRTFVSLEELEEVESDPIAACEAGMLTHLVDDHAELVPLLLRLVHPRPERGMTRAVPLAMDRFGVTLRLEYPGAHEDVRLSFPRPVTEIDQAGPQIHALLAAARRVSHRNGLPA
- a CDS encoding ATP-binding protein, whose protein sequence is MMTKVGYLPEETSSFVGRRAELARLGTALATRRMTTLIGPGGVGKTRLAVRAARAAADRYADGAWWADLSPLSDDGLLLPTVCDAVGLADHALRMPVEALCEWLGDKHLLLVLDSAEHLRGSCSHLLAEILTTSTGLTVLVTSRQPLGTRGEYVVEVPPLPVDGAPDALQLFTDRLRAADPGAGLDAPGDEAAATEICRRLEGIPLAIELAAAGIGRHSVAQLATRIGTRFDARSAGFGVPGRSGGLALAPHAGAPGIEAPGIGAPGGDGAPGSGETPGPDGFDAFDGIEGPDGDPGTARLDLLADATVWPRRHRTLRTAIGWSHELCTPLERLLWARLTPLRTDFDAAVAREVCAGGPLTPDEVDRALQGLVAQSVVQRDGDRYRMLDTLREYGRMWLTELGEARAAADRHARSFLGLARRAHDGWTGPDQVSWYHKVSDTHLDLCAALEHLLAHDVADAQEMAGRVGFFWACCGHLSAARSYARRALDAGPVDGPHRTRLQWVLGVSALLQGDFATAEKYGALCTTRALYDRDDEGMLGAAYLSGLTQLMTGEPAAALEAAGRVLRMTESVPADSAHRMRCHLITVFALTALGRLTESEAAATALRRACERGGEHWTRAYADYQLALIALLQGRPAASAAHARSMLAGKHRLRDSFGIALGLDILAAAIAAQGAGAQAARVYGTGHAYWRMVGHPQRGTPELGPVRERCELQAREAVGDEAYRRAFERGQSDNAEVGLAAALRTELQL